Proteins encoded within one genomic window of Eurosta solidaginis isolate ZX-2024a chromosome 1, ASM4086904v1, whole genome shotgun sequence:
- the LOC137236463 gene encoding GILT-like protein 1, which translates to MLQDITKLFVFLLPQIMFSVSARAQFAPRVDSNKLDVTILYESLCPDSIRFMSKQLAPSYGKLNANLNVNLVPFGKSRSVNYGSEFYCQHGPAECSGNRLQTCVLSQESTQDQRVRFAICQMVTRDKQNVDECTDQVGLNNDISNCVDTALGTQLQLMAEHVTQQYSPSFVPTIVYDGVFNQQLQDASLNDFFGTVCGLLQKRGIVNEACSE; encoded by the exons ATGTTGCAAGATATaacgaaattatttgtttttttattgccTCAAATCATGTTTAGTGTGTCGGCGCGTGCACAATTTGCACCGAGAGTTGACTCCAATAAG CTTGACGTGACAATTTTGTATGAATCCCTCTGTCCGGACAGCATAAGATTTATGTCCAAACAACTAGCGCCGTCTTATGGAAAGCTCAACGCAAACCTGAACGTAAATCTTGTGCCATTTGGGAAGTCACGT TCCGTTAATTATGGCAGCGAATTTTATTGTCAACATGGACCAGCGGAGTGCTCTGGGAATCGTTTACAAACGTGTGTTTTGAGTCAAGAGAGTACGCAGGATCAGCGCGTTCGCTTTGCTATCTGTCAAATGGTGACGAGAGATAAACAAAACGTGGATGAA tgCACCGATCAAGTTGGTCTCAACAACGATATTAGCAACTGCGTCGATACAGCTCTGGGTACTCAGTTGCAATTAATGGCTGAGCATGTGACTCAACAATATTCGCCTTCATTTGTTCCGACGATAGTTTATGATGGG GTTTTCAATCAACAACTTCAGGATGCATCATTAAACGATTTCTTTGGCACAGTTTGCGGGCTGCTGCAGAAGCGGGGAATCGTCAATGAAGCGTGTAGTGAGTGA